A stretch of the Candidatus Methylomirabilota bacterium genome encodes the following:
- a CDS encoding hydantoinase B/oxoprolinase family protein yields MTASKFERGLRPRNPPGGGSEGAVEAPFDGFDGVTLEICWSRLIGVVNEQATALQRTSFTSIVREAGDLSAGVFDRRGYMVAQAVTGTPGHINSMALAMKHFLAEYPLDALRPGDVLITNDPWKTSGHLNDVTICSPVFRGDDCVAFFASTCHTADIGGHVLSAEAREVYEEGLFIPIMKLYEAGRPNESLIRLIMANVRLPEMVLGDFHAQIAGGAVGGERLLEFMAEFGLRRLEPLADEIIGRTERAMREAIRALRPGAYENAITSDGFDEPITIRARCEVRGDELTIDYAGSSPASRRGINVVMNYTEAYTTYGVKVIVSPDVPNNEGAFRPLHITAPEGSILNVRHPASVAARHVIGHFLPHVVAGALGQAVPERVMAEGSANIWGVQVAGRDLDGRPFTHVFFSSGGTGARATKDGLSATAFPSGVLGTPVEVLENLAPLLVERKELREGSGGPGRYRGGLGQTIAFRMRTREPFTCSVLCDRTQTPARGLLGGESGALGEVLIDGVRPGNPKQEQLVPPGALVEVRLPGGGGYGPASERDPELTARDVLEGYVGRA; encoded by the coding sequence ATGACCGCGTCCAAGTTCGAGCGCGGGCTCCGCCCGCGCAACCCTCCTGGGGGAGGCTCGGAGGGGGCCGTCGAGGCCCCCTTCGATGGGTTCGATGGCGTCACCCTCGAGATCTGCTGGAGCCGCCTCATCGGCGTCGTCAACGAGCAGGCGACCGCGCTCCAGCGGACTTCGTTCACCTCCATCGTGCGCGAGGCCGGAGACCTCTCCGCCGGCGTCTTCGACCGGCGGGGCTATATGGTCGCGCAGGCGGTCACGGGCACGCCCGGCCACATCAACTCGATGGCCCTGGCCATGAAGCACTTCCTGGCCGAGTACCCGCTGGACGCGCTCCGGCCGGGCGACGTGCTCATCACCAACGACCCCTGGAAGACTTCCGGCCACCTCAACGACGTGACCATCTGCTCGCCCGTCTTCCGAGGCGACGACTGCGTCGCCTTCTTCGCCTCCACCTGCCACACGGCCGACATCGGCGGCCACGTGCTCTCGGCGGAGGCGCGCGAGGTCTACGAGGAAGGGCTCTTCATCCCGATCATGAAGCTGTACGAGGCCGGCCGCCCGAACGAGTCGCTCATCAGGCTGATCATGGCCAACGTGCGCCTGCCGGAGATGGTGCTGGGCGACTTCCACGCCCAGATCGCCGGCGGCGCCGTGGGCGGCGAGCGCCTCCTGGAGTTCATGGCCGAGTTCGGGCTCAGGCGCCTGGAGCCGCTGGCCGACGAGATCATCGGCCGCACCGAGCGCGCCATGCGGGAGGCAATCCGGGCGCTTCGGCCCGGCGCCTACGAGAACGCCATCACCTCCGACGGCTTCGACGAGCCCATCACGATCCGCGCGCGCTGCGAGGTGCGGGGCGACGAGCTCACGATCGACTACGCCGGCTCATCGCCGGCCAGCCGTCGCGGCATCAACGTGGTCATGAACTACACGGAGGCCTACACCACCTACGGCGTCAAGGTGATCGTCAGCCCCGACGTCCCCAACAACGAAGGCGCCTTCCGTCCGCTCCACATCACGGCCCCCGAGGGCTCGATCCTCAACGTGCGTCACCCGGCCTCGGTGGCGGCCCGACATGTTATTGGCCACTTCCTGCCCCACGTCGTCGCCGGCGCCCTGGGCCAGGCGGTGCCCGAGCGCGTGATGGCCGAAGGGTCGGCGAACATCTGGGGCGTCCAGGTGGCGGGGCGCGACCTGGACGGCAGGCCCTTCACCCACGTCTTCTTCTCCTCGGGGGGCACCGGCGCCCGCGCCACCAAGGACGGCCTCTCCGCCACCGCGTTCCCCTCCGGCGTCCTGGGCACGCCCGTCGAGGTCCTCGAGAACCTGGCGCCGCTGCTCGTCGAGCGCAAGGAGCTCCGGGAAGGCTCCGGGGGCCCGGGAAGGTATCGCGGCGGCCTCGGCCAGACCATCGCCTTCCGCATGCGCACGCGCGAGCCCTTCACCTGCTCCGTGCTCTGCGATCGCACGCAGACCCCGGCCAGGGGCCTCCTGGGCGGGGAATCGGGCGCGCTCGGCGAGGTGCTGATCGACGGCGTGCGCCCCGGGAACCCCAAGCAGGAGCAGCTCGTACCGCCCGGCGCCCTGGTGGAGGTCCGTTTGCCGGGCGGCGGCGGCTACGGCCCCGCGTCGGAGCGCGACCCCGAGCTGACCGCCCGCGACGTGCTCGAAGGCTACGTCGGCCGCGCGTAG
- a CDS encoding HPF/RaiA family ribosome-associated protein: MTIAIEGAQGHPALRALVARRMESLTGRLRTRPMSARVAFTDENGPKGGVDTRCVLTLALPRRPPLSVEQVAESHRLAFDGALASLERRLSRELGQARGQRRRPKKYYVARRLLLSRVEPGPGQ; this comes from the coding sequence ATGACGATCGCGATCGAGGGCGCGCAGGGCCATCCGGCACTGCGGGCACTGGTGGCGAGGAGGATGGAGTCGCTGACCGGCCGGCTGCGGACGCGGCCGATGAGCGCGCGGGTCGCGTTCACGGACGAAAACGGCCCGAAAGGCGGCGTCGACACCCGGTGCGTGCTCACGCTCGCGCTGCCCCGGCGGCCCCCGCTGAGCGTGGAGCAGGTCGCGGAATCGCACCGGCTGGCCTTCGACGGCGCTCTGGCCAGCCTCGAGCGCCGGCTCTCCCGCGAGCTGGGTCAAGCGCGGGGGCAGCGCCGGCGCCCCAAGAAGTACTACGTCGCCAGGCGACTGCTCTTGTCCAGGGTGGAACCGGGGCCCGGACAGTGA